One window of Agromyces rhizosphaerae genomic DNA carries:
- a CDS encoding ABC transporter permease, giving the protein MTQQTTDAPSRPAPTATSRPAAPATPRRRFVDRKWFVIVGGALIPVAVLLTWHLVSENGIVPTSQLPSPTMVWLALIDLIERGLFWQYVAISTQRVLIGFAIGATLGLLFGAIVGLSKLGDILLTPTLGALRAVPSLAWLPLLILWLKLGEESKITLIIIGSFFPVYTVVASALRHVDRQLIEAARAFGLHGTRLFGTVQLPAVIPETIAGLRLALAQAWLFLVAAELLGASMGLGFLLTDSTNTGRLDRTFLAIILLAVIGKLSDSLIGVFERWAVRRWT; this is encoded by the coding sequence ATGACCCAGCAGACGACGGATGCCCCGAGCCGGCCCGCGCCCACGGCGACCTCGCGCCCGGCGGCCCCCGCCACCCCGCGCCGCCGGTTCGTCGACCGCAAGTGGTTCGTGATCGTCGGCGGGGCGCTCATCCCCGTCGCGGTGCTGCTCACCTGGCACCTCGTGTCGGAGAACGGCATCGTCCCGACCTCCCAGCTGCCGAGCCCGACCATGGTCTGGCTCGCCCTGATCGACCTCATCGAGCGCGGCCTGTTCTGGCAGTACGTCGCGATCTCGACCCAGCGCGTGCTCATCGGATTCGCGATCGGCGCGACGCTCGGCCTGCTGTTCGGCGCGATCGTCGGGCTCTCGAAGCTCGGCGACATCCTGCTGACCCCGACCCTCGGCGCGCTGCGCGCCGTGCCCAGCCTCGCGTGGCTGCCGCTGCTGATCCTCTGGCTGAAGCTCGGCGAGGAGTCGAAGATCACGCTGATCATCATCGGCTCGTTCTTCCCCGTCTACACCGTCGTCGCGAGCGCGCTGCGCCACGTCGACCGCCAGCTCATCGAGGCCGCCCGCGCCTTCGGCCTGCACGGCACGCGCCTGTTCGGCACCGTGCAGCTGCCCGCCGTGATCCCCGAGACCATCGCGGGCCTGCGCCTCGCGCTCGCCCAGGCGTGGCTGTTCCTCGTCGCCGCCGAGCTGCTCGGCGCGTCGATGGGCCTCGGCTTCCTGCTGACCGACTCGACCAACACGGGCCGCCTCGACCGCACGTTCCTCGCGATCATCCTGCTCGCGGTGATCGGCAAGCTCTCCGACTCGCTGATCGGCGTGTTCGAGCGCTGGGCCGTGCGGCGCTGGACGTGA
- the acs gene encoding acetate--CoA ligase: MTLDALLHEERRFAPPAPFAEAANVSAAHADALHAAAAADPVAYWAEQAARLEWAEPWHTTHTWHPAAPTADGALSVPRAEWFAGGRLNVAVNCVDRHVAAGRGERVAFHFEGERGDRRTLTYADLEREVKRAANALTALGVERGDRVVLYLPVIPETVIITLAIARIGAVHSLVFGGFSAEALRFRVEDTGAKLVVTTDGQFRRGAAVPVKHAADEAVAGVASVEHLLVVRRTGDETPDVPWTPGRDVWWHDVVDTASPEHEAEAFDAETPLFVIYTSGTTGKPKGLVHTSGGYLTHASATHWAVFDAKPDDVYWCTADLAWVTAHSYVLYGPLSNGITSVIYEGTPNTPHPARHFEIIERYGVTTYYTAPTLVRSLMTWFPDGVPAEHDLSSIRLLGSVGEAINPEAWVWFREQLGAGTAPIVDTWWQSETGAAVMAPLPGVSTLKPGSSLRALPGLTTRVVDDRGDDVPRGSGGYLVIDGTWPGMARTVWGDPERYRDSYWARFADRGYFFSGDGAKVDADGDIWLLGRVDDVINVSGHRLSTIEIESALVAHPSVGEAGVVGVSDATTGEAVAAFVVASDGLVGGADASPEASARITALRAHVAAAIGPIAKPRDVVLVPDLPKTRSGKIMRRLLVDLAEGRPLGDTTSLQDEAAPARIAELLRA; this comes from the coding sequence ATGACCCTCGACGCCCTGCTCCACGAGGAGCGTCGCTTCGCACCGCCCGCGCCGTTCGCCGAGGCCGCCAACGTCAGCGCGGCCCACGCCGACGCGCTGCACGCCGCGGCCGCGGCCGACCCGGTCGCGTACTGGGCCGAGCAGGCCGCCCGCCTCGAGTGGGCGGAGCCCTGGCACACGACGCACACGTGGCATCCGGCCGCTCCCACCGCCGACGGCGCACTGAGCGTGCCGCGCGCGGAGTGGTTCGCCGGCGGGCGACTGAACGTCGCCGTCAACTGCGTCGACCGCCACGTGGCCGCGGGTCGGGGCGAGCGGGTCGCCTTCCACTTCGAGGGCGAGCGCGGCGACCGCCGCACCCTGACCTACGCCGACCTCGAGCGCGAGGTGAAGCGCGCCGCGAACGCGCTGACGGCGCTGGGCGTCGAGCGCGGCGACCGGGTCGTGCTGTACCTGCCGGTGATCCCCGAGACCGTGATCATCACGCTCGCGATCGCGCGCATCGGCGCGGTGCACTCGCTCGTGTTCGGCGGGTTCTCGGCCGAGGCGCTGCGTTTCCGGGTCGAGGACACGGGCGCGAAGCTCGTCGTCACGACCGACGGGCAGTTCCGCCGCGGGGCCGCCGTGCCCGTGAAGCACGCGGCCGACGAGGCCGTCGCCGGCGTGGCATCCGTCGAGCACCTGCTGGTCGTGCGCCGCACGGGCGACGAGACTCCGGATGTGCCGTGGACGCCCGGCCGCGACGTCTGGTGGCACGACGTCGTCGACACCGCGTCGCCCGAGCACGAGGCCGAGGCGTTCGACGCCGAGACCCCGCTGTTCGTGATCTACACGTCGGGCACGACCGGCAAGCCGAAGGGGCTCGTGCACACCTCGGGCGGCTACCTCACCCACGCGTCGGCGACGCACTGGGCGGTGTTCGACGCGAAGCCCGACGACGTCTACTGGTGCACCGCCGACCTCGCGTGGGTCACCGCCCACTCGTACGTGCTCTACGGCCCGCTGTCGAACGGCATCACGAGCGTCATCTACGAGGGCACGCCGAACACGCCGCATCCGGCCCGCCACTTCGAGATCATCGAGCGCTACGGCGTCACGACGTACTACACGGCGCCGACGCTGGTGCGCTCGCTCATGACCTGGTTCCCCGACGGGGTGCCGGCGGAGCACGACCTCTCGAGCATCCGCCTGCTCGGCTCGGTCGGCGAGGCGATCAACCCGGAGGCGTGGGTGTGGTTCCGCGAGCAGCTCGGCGCGGGCACGGCCCCGATCGTCGACACCTGGTGGCAGTCGGAGACCGGCGCGGCCGTGATGGCGCCGCTGCCCGGCGTCTCGACGCTGAAGCCCGGTTCGTCGCTGCGCGCCCTGCCGGGCCTCACCACCCGCGTGGTCGACGACCGCGGCGACGACGTGCCCCGCGGCTCGGGCGGCTACCTCGTGATCGACGGCACGTGGCCGGGCATGGCCCGCACGGTGTGGGGCGACCCCGAGCGGTACCGCGACTCGTACTGGGCGCGCTTCGCCGACCGCGGCTACTTCTTCTCGGGCGACGGTGCGAAGGTCGACGCCGACGGCGACATCTGGTTGCTCGGCCGGGTTGACGACGTGATCAACGTCTCGGGGCACCGGCTCTCGACCATCGAGATCGAGTCGGCGCTCGTCGCGCACCCGTCGGTCGGCGAGGCCGGCGTGGTCGGGGTGTCGGATGCCACCACCGGCGAGGCGGTCGCGGCCTTCGTGGTCGCCTCTGACGGGCTGGTCGGGGGTGCGGATGCCTCGCCCGAGGCATCCGCTCGCATCACCGCGCTGCGGGCCCACGTGGCCGCCGCGATCGGGCCGATCGCCAAGCCGCGCGACGTCGTGCTCGTGCCCGACCTGCCGAAGACCCGCTCGGGCAAGATCATGCGACGCCTGCTGGTCGACCTCGCCGAGGGTCGCCCGCTCGGCGACACCACGTCCCTGCAGGACGAGGCCGCGCCCGCGCGCATCGCGGAGCTGCTCCGCGCCTGA
- a CDS encoding aliphatic sulfonate ABC transporter substrate-binding protein — MARTRLLTLAAAAAASALLLTGCVAGENSGSSSEGTGDGFEGQSLNIDFATYNPLSLIIKDQGWLEAEGLDVTWIQSAGSNKANEALRAGAIDVGSTAGSAALLARANGSTIKLVDIYSQPEWSALVTLPENGISSVDDLVGRKVAATKGTDPYFFLLQALEAEGVAIDDITVENVQHADGWAALQNGSVDAWAGLDPIMAGAEVDGAELFFREVGFNSYGALNATEDFIENRPELLQLVIDAYESARVWAQENPEETAEILAEVASLDVSIAQKVIDERSNLDVSGIPGQTQLDLFAKIGPVFVELGDVATQEQVDEALATLIDASFAEAADSSRFGAE; from the coding sequence CCCTGCTCCTCACCGGCTGCGTCGCGGGCGAGAACAGCGGCTCCTCGAGCGAGGGCACCGGCGACGGCTTCGAGGGCCAGAGCCTCAACATCGACTTCGCGACCTACAACCCGCTGAGCCTCATCATCAAGGACCAGGGCTGGCTCGAGGCCGAGGGCCTCGACGTCACCTGGATCCAGTCGGCCGGCTCGAACAAGGCGAACGAGGCGCTGCGCGCCGGCGCGATCGACGTCGGCTCGACGGCCGGCTCGGCCGCGCTGCTCGCCCGCGCGAACGGCTCGACCATCAAGCTCGTCGACATCTACTCGCAGCCCGAGTGGTCGGCGCTCGTGACCCTGCCCGAGAACGGCATCTCGAGCGTCGACGACCTCGTCGGCAGGAAGGTCGCCGCCACCAAGGGCACCGACCCGTACTTCTTCCTGCTGCAGGCGCTCGAGGCCGAGGGTGTCGCGATCGACGACATCACGGTCGAGAACGTGCAGCACGCCGACGGCTGGGCGGCACTGCAGAACGGCTCGGTCGACGCATGGGCGGGCCTCGACCCGATCATGGCCGGTGCCGAGGTCGACGGCGCGGAGCTGTTCTTCCGCGAGGTCGGCTTCAACTCGTACGGCGCCCTCAACGCGACCGAGGACTTCATCGAGAACCGGCCCGAGCTGCTGCAGCTCGTGATCGACGCGTACGAGTCGGCCCGCGTCTGGGCGCAGGAGAACCCGGAGGAGACCGCCGAGATCCTCGCCGAGGTCGCGAGCCTCGACGTCTCGATCGCGCAGAAGGTCATCGACGAGCGCTCGAACCTCGACGTCTCTGGCATCCCCGGCCAGACGCAGCTCGACCTGTTCGCGAAGATCGGCCCGGTGTTCGTCGAGCTCGGCGACGTCGCGACGCAGGAGCAGGTCGACGAGGCGCTCGCCACGCTGATCGACGCGTCCTTCGCCGAGGCCGCCGACTCGAGCCGCTTCGGCGCCGAGTAG
- a CDS encoding RNA polymerase sigma factor — protein sequence MSEATAAGPDGVGDAAATRRAIEGVWRIESAKVVAALVRMVHDVGFAEDLAQDAIVAALAQWPESGIPANPAAWLTTTAKRRAVDTYRRHARRDRALQQLAHELAEETAVDPAAGVDHVEDDMLRLMFICCHPSLTPEAQATLTLRLVAGLSAREIARAYLTSEPTVAQRISRAKRTLARSGAALEEVPADERTARLATVLGIVYLMFNEGYTATEGTDWMRAALCDEATRLARILTALAPDDPEVHGLSALLELQSSRLAARLDDAGRPVLLDDQDRSRWDGGRIRHGLDALARSDRLVAIEGGVRGPYHLQAAIAACHSRATPSSTDWPRIAELYAELARCTGSPVVELNRAVAVGRAYGPDAGLALVEQLAEHPALAAYHLLPSVQGDLLERSGRTADAALAYLRAADLATNAREAELLRARAARAVEP from the coding sequence GTGTCGGAGGCGACGGCGGCAGGGCCGGACGGCGTGGGCGACGCCGCCGCGACCCGGCGCGCGATCGAGGGCGTCTGGCGAATCGAGTCCGCCAAGGTCGTGGCCGCCCTCGTGCGCATGGTGCACGACGTCGGGTTCGCCGAGGACCTCGCGCAGGACGCGATCGTCGCTGCGCTCGCCCAGTGGCCCGAGAGCGGGATCCCCGCGAATCCCGCAGCGTGGCTCACGACCACGGCGAAGCGGCGGGCCGTCGACACGTATCGTCGGCACGCCCGCCGGGACCGGGCGCTGCAGCAGCTCGCCCATGAGCTCGCGGAGGAGACCGCGGTGGATCCCGCGGCCGGCGTCGACCACGTCGAGGACGACATGCTGCGGCTCATGTTCATCTGCTGCCATCCGTCGCTCACGCCGGAGGCCCAGGCGACGCTCACGCTCCGGCTCGTCGCGGGCCTGTCGGCCCGGGAGATCGCGCGCGCGTACCTCACGAGCGAGCCGACCGTCGCGCAGCGGATCAGCAGGGCCAAGCGCACTCTCGCGCGATCCGGAGCGGCACTCGAGGAGGTCCCGGCCGACGAGCGAACGGCGCGGCTCGCCACCGTGCTCGGCATCGTCTACCTGATGTTCAACGAGGGCTACACCGCGACCGAGGGAACCGACTGGATGCGGGCGGCCCTCTGCGACGAGGCGACCCGGCTCGCGCGGATCCTCACCGCGCTCGCTCCCGACGACCCCGAGGTACATGGTCTTTCGGCGCTGCTCGAGCTCCAATCGTCGCGCCTCGCGGCACGTCTGGACGACGCGGGGCGTCCCGTGCTGCTGGATGACCAGGACCGCTCGCGCTGGGACGGCGGGCGGATCCGGCACGGCCTCGATGCGCTGGCCCGGTCCGACCGCCTGGTCGCGATCGAGGGCGGGGTACGGGGTCCGTACCACCTGCAGGCGGCGATCGCAGCGTGTCACTCCCGGGCGACGCCGTCGTCGACCGACTGGCCGCGCATCGCCGAACTGTACGCGGAGCTCGCACGCTGCACCGGGTCCCCGGTCGTGGAACTCAACCGCGCCGTCGCCGTGGGACGCGCGTACGGTCCGGACGCCGGGCTCGCGCTGGTCGAGCAATTGGCGGAGCATCCGGCACTCGCCGCGTACCACCTGCTCCCGAGCGTGCAGGGAGACCTGCTGGAGCGCTCCGGGCGCACGGCGGACGCTGCGCTCGCCTACCTGCGCGCGGCGGACCTCGCGACGAACGCCCGGGAGGCGGAGCTGCTGCGCGCCCGCGCCGCCCGTGCCGTCGAGCCGTGA
- a CDS encoding YciI family protein: MRFIGMLRHDEGAEVTPATYERMAEFAREGRLNGTLVELGGLQPSAAGALVSLAGGRITAVDGPFTEAKELVGGYAIFDVRSRVEAVELGRRLMQIHLDTVPGWEGAVELRALQE; the protein is encoded by the coding sequence GTGAGGTTCATCGGGATGCTGCGCCACGACGAGGGTGCGGAGGTCACGCCAGCGACCTACGAGCGCATGGCGGAGTTCGCGCGAGAGGGGCGCCTGAACGGCACGCTGGTCGAGCTCGGGGGCCTGCAGCCGAGCGCGGCGGGTGCCCTCGTCTCGCTCGCCGGCGGGCGGATCACCGCGGTCGACGGTCCGTTCACCGAGGCCAAGGAGCTCGTCGGCGGCTACGCGATCTTCGACGTGCGGTCGCGCGTCGAGGCAGTCGAGCTCGGGCGCCGCCTCATGCAGATCCACCTCGACACCGTGCCCGGGTGGGAGGGCGCCGTCGAGTTGCGGGCGCTCCAGGAGTAG
- a CDS encoding DUF998 domain-containing protein has translation MEPRTDSATDAVAARLATRRTRSLLRCGALAGPIFIAVVVIQMATREGFDLARHPISLLAAGHGGWVQAANFVLAGVLAFTSAFGIARAIPTGPGRRWAPLLVGVFGVGLVIGGVFPAGAALGFPPGTPDGIPSEVEFPAVLHAVAPPIAFTAIVIAALVVGRRLATEDRRVAAGLTIAVAVIGYALSLPFGPAASIRLFIGIALVFGWLTWWTSSLARSAGAADLSR, from the coding sequence ATGGAACCCCGAACCGATTCAGCGACCGATGCCGTCGCGGCTCGCCTGGCGACCCGACGCACCCGATCGCTCCTGCGCTGCGGCGCGCTCGCCGGCCCGATCTTCATCGCGGTCGTCGTGATCCAGATGGCGACTCGGGAGGGATTCGACCTCGCGAGGCATCCGATCAGCCTGCTCGCCGCCGGCCACGGCGGCTGGGTGCAGGCGGCGAACTTCGTGCTCGCCGGCGTGCTGGCCTTCACGAGCGCGTTCGGCATCGCGCGCGCGATCCCGACCGGGCCGGGACGACGCTGGGCGCCGCTCCTGGTCGGCGTCTTCGGCGTGGGGCTCGTGATCGGCGGGGTGTTCCCGGCCGGCGCCGCGCTGGGCTTCCCGCCCGGGACGCCTGACGGCATACCGTCGGAGGTCGAGTTCCCGGCCGTGCTGCACGCTGTCGCGCCGCCGATCGCGTTCACCGCCATCGTCATCGCCGCGCTGGTGGTGGGACGCCGCCTCGCGACGGAGGACCGCAGGGTCGCGGCGGGCCTGACGATCGCGGTCGCCGTGATCGGCTACGCGCTGTCACTGCCGTTCGGCCCCGCCGCGAGCATCCGCCTGTTCATCGGCATCGCACTCGTGTTCGGCTGGCTGACCTGGTGGACGAGTTCGCTCGCCAGGTCGGCAGGGGCGGCCGATCTCTCGCGCTAG